In a genomic window of Streptomyces pristinaespiralis:
- a CDS encoding aminotransferase-like domain-containing protein: MQESSSVAELARSLKAELDRYPAGGKLPSSRALVERFRVSPVTVSRALAQLAAEGLVVTRPGAGAYRAEPRADARPAGDTSWQEVALSADAAAEIVPRAVDASGVLVTLAAPPPGVVEFNGGYLHPGLQPESAMAAALARAGRRPGAWGRPPTDGLPELREWFARGLGGTVTAADVLVTAGGQSALTTALRALAPPGAPVLVESPTYPGMLAIARAAGLRPVPVPLDTEGVRPELLTAAFRATGARVLVCQPLFQNPTGAVLAPARRAAVLRIAREAGAFVVEDDFARRLVHEDAGPLPPPLVADDQDGVVVHVSSLTKATSPSLRVGMLAARGPVLERLRAIHVVDSFFVPRPLQEAALELVGAPAWSRHLRAVAGELRSRRDTMAAALRLQVPELALPHIPSGGYHLWLRLPEGSAEAAFVAAALRAGVAVAPGRPYFSAEPPGGHVRVSFAGVAGAAEIAEGVRRLRTACDEVLR; this comes from the coding sequence ATGCAAGAGAGTAGCAGTGTGGCGGAACTCGCGAGGTCGCTGAAAGCGGAACTCGACCGCTATCCGGCCGGTGGGAAACTGCCGTCGAGCCGTGCTCTGGTCGAGCGCTTCCGGGTGTCCCCGGTGACCGTCTCCCGCGCCCTCGCGCAGCTCGCCGCGGAAGGCCTCGTCGTCACCCGGCCCGGCGCCGGCGCGTACCGGGCGGAGCCGCGGGCGGACGCGCGTCCCGCGGGCGACACCTCCTGGCAGGAGGTGGCCCTCAGCGCCGACGCCGCAGCCGAGATCGTGCCGCGCGCCGTCGACGCCTCCGGCGTCCTCGTCACGCTCGCCGCCCCGCCGCCGGGCGTCGTCGAGTTCAACGGCGGCTATCTGCACCCGGGCCTCCAGCCGGAGAGCGCGATGGCCGCCGCGCTGGCCCGCGCCGGGCGGCGTCCCGGAGCATGGGGCCGCCCGCCCACCGACGGGCTCCCCGAACTGCGTGAATGGTTCGCCCGCGGTCTCGGCGGCACGGTCACCGCCGCCGACGTACTGGTCACCGCGGGCGGCCAGTCCGCGCTCACCACCGCGTTGCGCGCGCTCGCTCCGCCAGGGGCACCCGTCCTCGTCGAGTCACCCACCTACCCGGGCATGCTCGCCATCGCCCGCGCCGCCGGACTGCGGCCCGTACCCGTCCCGCTGGACACCGAAGGCGTCCGGCCCGAGCTGCTCACCGCCGCCTTCCGGGCCACCGGGGCCCGGGTCCTCGTCTGTCAGCCGCTCTTCCAGAACCCAACGGGCGCGGTACTGGCGCCCGCGCGGCGCGCCGCGGTCCTGCGCATCGCGCGGGAGGCCGGGGCCTTCGTCGTCGAGGACGACTTCGCCCGCCGGCTCGTCCACGAGGACGCGGGCCCGCTGCCGCCGCCGCTGGTCGCCGACGACCAGGACGGCGTCGTCGTCCATGTGAGCTCACTCACCAAGGCGACCTCGCCCAGCCTGCGGGTCGGCATGCTCGCCGCCCGAGGCCCGGTCCTCGAACGGCTCCGCGCCATCCATGTCGTCGACAGCTTCTTCGTCCCGCGCCCTCTCCAGGAAGCGGCGCTGGAACTGGTGGGCGCGCCCGCGTGGAGCCGGCACCTGCGCGCAGTGGCCGGCGAACTGAGGAGCCGACGCGACACCATGGCCGCCGCGCTGCGGCTCCAGGTACCCGAACTGGCACTCCCTCACATCCCCTCCGGCGGCTACCACCTGTGGCTGCGGCTGCCGGAGGGCAGCGCGGAGGCCGCCTTCGTCGCCGCCGCCCTCCGCGCGGGCGTCGCCGTGGCCCCCGGCCGCCCCTACTTCTCCGCCGAACCCCCCGGCGGACACGTCCGCGTGAGCTTCGCGGGCGTCGCCGGCGCGGCCGAGATCGCGGAGGGCGTGCGCAGACTGCGCACGGCGTGCGACGAGGTGCTGCGCTGA
- a CDS encoding histidine phosphatase family protein, which translates to MSVRVTLIAAARSSSLLTERFDDDRPLDQAGWHEVQLAAHALVPLSAAELRYCSPTPRSRATGEALGFAPLAQPALRDCDMGRWRGYTLAEVTAREPAAVDAWLCDPRSAPHGGEPLLAFISRIGGWLDTRPADDGGSIVAVAEPAVVRAAFVYALRAHPSMYWNVDVRPLSTVTLTGVPGRWSLRLEATV; encoded by the coding sequence ATGAGTGTCCGGGTCACACTGATCGCCGCCGCGCGCTCGTCCTCGCTGCTCACCGAGCGCTTCGACGACGACCGGCCGCTCGACCAGGCGGGCTGGCACGAAGTGCAACTGGCCGCCCACGCACTCGTGCCGCTCAGCGCCGCGGAGCTGCGCTACTGCTCGCCGACGCCGCGCAGCCGGGCGACCGGGGAAGCCCTGGGCTTCGCGCCGCTGGCACAGCCCGCGCTCCGCGACTGCGACATGGGCCGCTGGCGCGGCTACACCCTCGCGGAGGTCACCGCCAGGGAACCGGCCGCGGTCGACGCATGGCTGTGCGACCCGCGCAGCGCACCGCACGGCGGAGAACCGCTGCTGGCGTTCATCTCCCGCATAGGGGGCTGGCTGGACACCCGCCCGGCGGACGACGGAGGCTCGATCGTCGCCGTCGCGGAGCCCGCTGTCGTACGGGCGGCCTTCGTGTACGCGCTGCGTGCGCACCCCTCGATGTACTGGAACGTGGACGTCAGGCCGCTGTCGACGGTCACCTTGACCGGTGTGCCCGGCCGCTGGAGCCTGCGCCTGGAGGCGACCGTGTGA
- a CDS encoding DUF2079 domain-containing protein — MQAPPISTTASAPREAAVEERETDRSRDPAAGRRIPWWIWGLAGALFVSYAALSVRRHDMLLSHSFDLGIFEQAVRSYAEGHLPVSEVKGPDFPVLGDHFSPVLALIAPLYLLHPSTDTLLVVHAALIASSVIPLALWARRTLGAAAAVVIGLCYGLSWGIASAVGFDFHEVAFAVPLLACSLTALANDRLRAAAYWALPLLLVKEDLGISVAVIGLLIARRGDRRLGIVTAVCGVTGTLLAMTVILPAFNPSGSYGYLMWLDGPGGEDGGLPALLHKLTIGLITPVQKITTLVLLLAPTLFLALRSPLLLVAVPTVLWRFASSNEVHWGTGYHYSLVLMPIVFAAFVDALVRRRSAGGGVRRYLAASAAITALLLPQFPLWQLVQPATWRSDHRRDVADSVMDLIPEGATVQASTHLVPHLVSRTSVSLYGWADSRPYPEWIMVDTRVPDHLRWPQSAAEEKFKLRSAVKKGYRTVADREGFVLLERPSSASGTSLGPEDS, encoded by the coding sequence ATGCAGGCGCCCCCGATCAGCACCACTGCGAGCGCTCCGCGAGAAGCGGCTGTCGAAGAACGGGAGACGGACCGGTCGCGGGACCCCGCGGCCGGCCGCCGAATCCCCTGGTGGATCTGGGGCCTTGCGGGAGCGCTGTTCGTCTCCTACGCGGCCCTGTCCGTGCGCAGGCACGACATGCTGCTGTCCCACAGCTTCGATCTGGGAATCTTCGAACAGGCCGTCCGCTCCTACGCGGAAGGACACCTCCCGGTCTCGGAGGTGAAGGGCCCGGACTTCCCGGTCCTCGGCGACCACTTCTCTCCCGTGCTCGCCCTCATCGCCCCCCTCTACCTGCTCCATCCTTCGACGGACACCCTGCTCGTCGTGCACGCGGCGCTGATCGCGTCGAGCGTGATTCCCCTGGCACTCTGGGCGCGCCGCACGCTCGGCGCTGCGGCCGCCGTGGTGATCGGCCTCTGCTACGGCCTGTCCTGGGGCATCGCGAGCGCGGTCGGTTTCGACTTCCACGAGGTGGCCTTCGCCGTTCCTCTCCTCGCCTGCTCGCTGACCGCACTGGCGAACGACCGGCTGCGGGCCGCGGCGTACTGGGCGCTGCCGCTGCTGCTGGTGAAGGAGGACCTGGGGATCAGCGTGGCCGTGATCGGCCTGCTCATCGCCCGGCGCGGCGACCGCCGGCTGGGAATCGTCACGGCGGTGTGCGGTGTCACCGGGACGCTGCTGGCGATGACGGTGATCCTGCCGGCGTTCAATCCGAGCGGGTCCTACGGCTATCTGATGTGGCTGGACGGTCCCGGTGGCGAGGACGGCGGGCTGCCGGCCCTGCTCCACAAGCTCACGATCGGTCTGATCACCCCGGTGCAGAAGATCACGACGCTGGTGCTGCTGCTCGCACCCACCCTGTTCCTCGCCCTGCGGTCCCCGCTGCTGCTGGTGGCCGTGCCGACCGTGCTGTGGCGGTTCGCCTCGAGCAACGAAGTGCACTGGGGCACCGGATACCACTACTCGCTCGTGCTGATGCCGATCGTCTTCGCGGCGTTCGTCGACGCACTGGTCCGCAGGCGCTCCGCCGGTGGTGGGGTGCGCCGCTACCTGGCGGCGTCCGCGGCGATCACCGCGCTGCTCCTGCCGCAGTTCCCGTTGTGGCAGCTCGTCCAGCCCGCCACTTGGCGGAGCGACCACCGCCGGGACGTCGCGGACAGCGTGATGGACCTGATCCCCGAGGGCGCCACGGTGCAGGCGTCCACACATCTGGTGCCGCATCTCGTGTCCCGCACCAGTGTGAGCCTCTACGGCTGGGCCGACAGCCGCCCCTATCCCGAGTGGATCATGGTGGACACCCGGGTGCCCGACCATCTGCGATGGCCGCAGAGCGCCGCCGAGGAGAAGTTCAAACTGAGGAGCGCCGTCAAGAAGGGCTACCGGACGGTGGCCGACCGCGAGGGGTTCGTGCTCCTCGAACGGCCGTCGTCCGCGTCTGGGACGTCGCTCGGGCCGGAGGACTCGTAG
- a CDS encoding LysR family substrate-binding domain-containing protein — protein MTGSDASPSFRLAYVPGVTPTKWVRIWHERLPDVPLTLVAVSADEAPGMLRSGDADAGFVRSPIDRTDLSAIPLYTETTVVVVPKDHAVAAVDEVTAQDLADDIVLHPLDDTLEWEQLPGLPAIERPASTADAVELVAAGVGVLVVPQSLARLHHRKDLTYRPVSDAPVSRVALSWPEDATTDLVEQFIGIVRGRTVNSTRGRPSQEQPKGKRPGADEARRKTSGKKTSGGKTSGGKTAAGKSSAGKSSGGRTAGKAAGNAAGKRPRSGSAGPKGRQGKPRRSS, from the coding sequence GTGACAGGCTCCGACGCATCCCCTTCTTTCCGGCTGGCGTACGTCCCCGGCGTGACGCCGACCAAGTGGGTACGGATCTGGCACGAGCGGCTCCCGGACGTCCCGCTGACCCTCGTCGCGGTCTCCGCCGACGAAGCTCCCGGGATGCTGCGAAGCGGCGACGCCGACGCCGGTTTCGTGCGGTCACCGATCGACCGGACGGATCTCAGCGCGATCCCCCTCTACACCGAGACCACGGTGGTGGTCGTCCCGAAGGACCACGCCGTGGCCGCCGTGGACGAGGTGACCGCCCAGGATCTCGCCGACGACATCGTCCTGCACCCTCTCGACGACACCCTCGAATGGGAGCAGCTGCCGGGGCTGCCGGCCATCGAACGTCCCGCCTCGACGGCGGACGCCGTCGAACTGGTGGCGGCGGGAGTGGGAGTGCTCGTCGTGCCGCAGTCGCTGGCCCGGCTGCACCACCGCAAGGACCTCACCTACCGGCCGGTCTCCGACGCCCCCGTGTCGCGTGTCGCCCTGTCGTGGCCGGAGGACGCGACGACCGATCTCGTGGAACAGTTCATCGGCATCGTCCGGGGCCGGACCGTCAACAGCACGCGCGGCCGCCCTTCGCAGGAACAGCCGAAGGGCAAGCGTCCCGGAGCGGACGAGGCTCGGCGGAAGACCTCCGGCAAGAAGACGTCCGGCGGGAAGACTTCGGGCGGGAAGACGGCCGCCGGGAAGTCCTCCGCGGGGAAGTCCTCGGGCGGCCGGACGGCGGGCAAGGCCGCCGGCAACGCCGCGGGCAAGCGGCCGCGGAGCGGCTCCGCGGGGCCGAAGGGCAGGCAGGGCAAGCCCCGCCGTAGCTCATGA
- a CDS encoding DUF5997 family protein gives MTSHQTTQTMKPATAAKKLGVYLPATPTEFQEGVVSRNELNALQADPPQWLLDLRRDGPHPRPVVAAKLGVSIAGLARGGVTEALTTEQIDELKRELPDWLRQERATQAEVRKEAARIKEKNAARAEQPGDARS, from the coding sequence ATGACGTCGCACCAGACCACCCAGACGATGAAGCCCGCAACCGCGGCGAAGAAGCTGGGTGTGTACCTCCCGGCCACACCCACCGAGTTCCAGGAGGGTGTCGTCTCACGCAACGAGCTCAATGCTCTGCAGGCCGACCCGCCCCAGTGGCTGCTGGACCTGCGCCGCGACGGACCGCACCCCCGGCCGGTGGTCGCGGCGAAGCTGGGCGTCTCCATCGCCGGCCTCGCCCGCGGCGGGGTCACCGAGGCTCTGACCACGGAGCAGATCGACGAGCTGAAGCGGGAGCTTCCGGACTGGCTGCGGCAGGAGCGCGCCACCCAGGCGGAGGTCCGCAAGGAAGCGGCCCGCATCAAGGAGAAGAACGCGGCGCGAGCCGAGCAGCCGGGCGACGCGCGCTCCTGA
- a CDS encoding LysR family transcriptional regulator, which produces MELQQMRYVIAVAETNSFTRAAERCHVVQSALSHQIARLEQELGARLFERTSRRVRLTPAGAAFLPAARQCLEAAERAAAEVAAAVGEVRGRLAVGLIPTVAAVDVPAALRDFRRQYPHVRIGLRVGASEDLTEQVEQGILDVAFLGLPTTARPRGVASHELARDRLVAVVAPDHPLAGEPTVALRTLSSEVFVDLPAGTAGRIQSDQAFAAAGLSRDVAFEVTAADFMARLVEQGLGIAMLPAAYAPQLTGVTTIEVTDAPARVEHVVWNRVGRTPAATAFLAVLDVPTALGTE; this is translated from the coding sequence ATGGAGCTCCAGCAGATGCGCTACGTCATCGCCGTCGCCGAGACGAACAGCTTCACCCGCGCCGCCGAGCGGTGTCATGTGGTCCAGTCCGCGCTCAGCCACCAGATCGCGCGCCTGGAACAGGAACTCGGCGCGAGGCTCTTCGAGCGCACGAGCCGCCGGGTGCGGCTGACACCTGCCGGCGCGGCGTTCCTCCCCGCCGCCCGCCAGTGCCTGGAGGCCGCCGAGCGCGCGGCCGCCGAGGTCGCAGCGGCGGTCGGCGAGGTGCGCGGACGGCTCGCGGTGGGCCTGATCCCCACCGTCGCGGCGGTCGATGTCCCCGCTGCGCTGCGCGACTTCCGCCGGCAGTACCCGCATGTGCGCATCGGCCTGCGGGTGGGCGCGAGCGAGGACCTGACCGAGCAGGTGGAGCAGGGGATCCTCGACGTGGCCTTCCTCGGGCTGCCGACCACGGCGCGGCCCCGCGGTGTCGCCTCCCACGAACTCGCCCGTGACCGACTCGTCGCCGTGGTCGCGCCGGACCATCCGCTCGCCGGCGAACCGACGGTCGCCCTGCGCACGCTCTCTTCCGAGGTGTTCGTGGACCTTCCGGCCGGGACCGCCGGGCGGATCCAGTCCGACCAGGCCTTCGCGGCCGCCGGTCTGAGCCGCGACGTCGCCTTCGAAGTGACCGCCGCGGACTTCATGGCGCGACTGGTCGAGCAGGGCCTCGGCATCGCCATGCTCCCCGCCGCCTACGCGCCTCAGCTCACCGGCGTCACCACCATCGAGGTCACCGACGCACCGGCCCGCGTCGAACACGTCGTCTGGAACCGCGTCGGCCGCACGCCCGCGGCCACCGCCTTCCTTGCCGTCCTCGACGTCCCCACGGCGCTCGGCACGGAGTAG
- a CDS encoding EamA family transporter, which translates to MTSPGAQRVLDRTGSGVSQGKLPRTVLTALAPLAWGTTYVVTTELLPPGHPLFAGLLRALPAGLLALAITRTLPRGAWWWKAAVLGVLNIGLFFPLLFIAAERLPGGVAATLAAAQPLVVAVLAVPVLGEDLSIRRLLWGVTGVVGVGLVVIGPNAAFDGVGVAAGLACAATMALGVTLTKRWGRPPGAGPTTLAGWQLTAGGLFLVPVTFLAEGAPPPVGLPAAVGYLWLGLAGGLAAYVLWFRGITTLPVTSVAVLVLLSPLVAAVLGAVLLGQTFGLVQLVGFGLALAAIVAGQLPAPARSRDRSP; encoded by the coding sequence GTGACAAGTCCCGGAGCACAGAGAGTTCTTGACCGAACCGGCAGCGGTGTCTCCCAAGGGAAGCTCCCGCGCACCGTTCTGACGGCGCTCGCTCCCTTGGCGTGGGGCACGACCTATGTCGTCACCACCGAGCTTCTCCCGCCGGGACACCCGCTGTTCGCGGGACTGCTGCGCGCGTTGCCCGCCGGGCTTCTCGCGCTGGCGATCACCCGGACGCTGCCGCGCGGAGCATGGTGGTGGAAAGCCGCGGTGCTCGGCGTGCTGAACATCGGGCTGTTCTTCCCGCTCCTGTTCATCGCGGCCGAACGACTGCCGGGCGGTGTCGCCGCCACGCTCGCGGCGGCTCAGCCGCTCGTCGTCGCCGTCCTGGCCGTGCCGGTCCTCGGTGAGGACCTGTCGATCAGGCGTCTCCTCTGGGGCGTGACCGGGGTCGTCGGTGTCGGCCTGGTGGTCATCGGGCCGAACGCGGCATTCGACGGCGTCGGGGTCGCGGCGGGCCTCGCGTGCGCGGCCACGATGGCGCTGGGGGTGACGCTCACCAAGCGTTGGGGACGTCCTCCGGGGGCCGGTCCCACCACTCTCGCCGGCTGGCAGCTCACCGCGGGGGGCCTGTTCCTCGTGCCCGTCACGTTCCTCGCGGAGGGGGCACCTCCTCCGGTCGGCCTGCCCGCCGCCGTCGGCTACCTCTGGCTGGGTCTGGCCGGCGGTCTTGCCGCCTACGTCCTCTGGTTCCGCGGCATCACCACATTGCCCGTCACCTCCGTCGCGGTTCTCGTCCTGCTCTCGCCGCTGGTCGCCGCGGTTCTCGGCGCCGTGCTCCTCGGTCAGACGTTCGGCCTGGTCCAACTCGTGGGTTTCGGGCTCGCGCTCGCCGCGATCGTCGCGGGGCAGCTTCCCGCACCCGCCCGCTCACGGGACCGCTCTCCGTGA
- a CDS encoding barstar family protein has protein sequence MMRTVHEDTAQGRHGRYRLTETEHGHVWGSCAAADGLFGEPRRGTYELFGWTPEGDEPGDRVGSRVWLVPDDQELDPPWLLEDAESLGRPPGTDSRVLTGLDDYEGPPEGHRGRVRVHDGRRWLGSCREFARVLPPKHVPPPLVLRGLAPSDRLRAALSRGTRRALDLQEAALEIHDDRGEPLTERLLRARVSAWRPSSRGTELIDLELDGAHFEPVPAHARPVWERWLAGPPDNPGAWAGLDTRRRGAWLDLVRERAGRRTRPDRPAGHAYELDGRHVTDEAGLYLALGEAVNGPGGYFGGCLAALDDCLRGTFGCTAPATLLWRDAATARRHLSRALTPDGRRYDQFAVILEVLAEGGMHVTLA, from the coding sequence ATGATGCGCACCGTGCACGAGGACACGGCCCAGGGCAGGCACGGACGGTACAGGCTGACGGAGACGGAGCACGGTCACGTCTGGGGATCGTGCGCCGCGGCGGACGGACTCTTCGGGGAGCCCCGGCGCGGGACGTACGAACTGTTCGGCTGGACCCCGGAAGGTGATGAGCCGGGGGACCGGGTCGGCAGCCGGGTGTGGCTGGTGCCGGACGACCAGGAACTCGATCCTCCCTGGCTGCTGGAGGACGCGGAGAGCCTGGGGCGCCCTCCCGGAACGGACAGTCGGGTCCTCACCGGCCTGGACGACTACGAGGGTCCACCCGAGGGACACCGGGGTCGCGTTCGCGTGCACGACGGGCGCCGATGGCTGGGTTCCTGCCGGGAATTCGCCCGCGTCCTGCCGCCGAAGCACGTGCCGCCCCCGCTCGTCCTGCGGGGGCTCGCCCCGAGTGATCGGCTGCGGGCGGCGCTGAGCAGAGGGACACGGCGGGCACTGGACCTTCAGGAGGCCGCCCTGGAGATACATGACGACCGGGGCGAGCCGCTCACCGAACGACTGCTCCGGGCCAGGGTCAGCGCCTGGCGCCCGTCCTCCCGCGGGACGGAACTGATCGACCTGGAGCTCGACGGAGCGCACTTCGAGCCCGTTCCCGCACACGCCCGGCCCGTCTGGGAGCGGTGGCTCGCCGGGCCGCCGGACAACCCGGGCGCCTGGGCCGGCCTCGACACCCGACGCCGCGGCGCCTGGCTCGATCTCGTCCGGGAACGGGCCGGCCGGCGCACCCGCCCCGACCGGCCGGCCGGTCACGCCTACGAACTCGACGGCCGCCACGTCACCGACGAAGCGGGCCTCTACCTGGCGCTCGGCGAGGCGGTGAACGGGCCGGGTGGCTACTTCGGCGGCTGCCTGGCAGCCCTCGACGACTGTCTGCGCGGCACCTTCGGCTGCACCGCCCCCGCCACCCTGCTCTGGCGGGACGCGGCGACGGCACGCCGGCACCTGTCCCGGGCCCTGACACCGGACGGCCGGCGATACGACCAGTTCGCCGTGATTCTCGAGGTCCTTGCCGAGGGCGGTATGCACGTCACCCTGGCGTGA
- a CDS encoding class I SAM-dependent methyltransferase: MSHPSPHTAHHDAHHVHDREHDHGHGSEHKHGHGSDHGHGSDHGHGPDHGHGQDTEDQAEILDLDAEVLAGHTASITAWLPVGTGPRHIVDLGCGTGAGTLALLERFPEAELTAVDSSAAHLHRLREKAAAAGAADRVRLVEADLDATAWPDLGTPELVWASASMHHMADPDRTLRQVHELLAPGGLFAVVELAGFPRFLPEDAPEEAPGLEERCHAALDHHHAEQVPHRGADWGPKLRGAGFTVEGERTVTVDIGPPHTDAVGRYALSSLRRIRGGVVSALTPQDLTALDQLLDTDGPHSVLRRTDLNVRTERMVWAARRGPLAGA, translated from the coding sequence ATGAGCCACCCCTCCCCGCACACGGCGCACCACGACGCGCACCATGTCCACGACCGCGAGCACGACCACGGACACGGGTCCGAGCACAAGCACGGACACGGGTCCGACCATGGGCACGGGTCCGACCACGGACACGGGCCCGACCACGGCCACGGCCAGGACACAGAGGACCAGGCGGAGATCCTCGACCTGGACGCGGAAGTGCTCGCCGGACACACCGCGTCCATCACCGCCTGGCTGCCCGTCGGGACCGGCCCCCGCCACATCGTGGACCTGGGCTGCGGGACCGGAGCCGGCACCCTCGCTCTGCTGGAGCGCTTTCCCGAGGCCGAGTTGACAGCGGTCGACTCCTCGGCCGCCCACCTGCACCGCCTGCGGGAGAAGGCAGCCGCGGCCGGAGCGGCCGACCGCGTGCGCCTCGTCGAGGCAGACCTCGACGCGACCGCGTGGCCCGACCTCGGCACGCCGGAGCTGGTCTGGGCATCGGCCTCCATGCACCACATGGCCGACCCGGACCGCACGCTGCGGCAGGTCCACGAACTGCTGGCGCCCGGCGGGCTGTTCGCCGTCGTCGAGCTGGCCGGCTTCCCCCGGTTCCTGCCCGAAGACGCCCCGGAAGAAGCGCCCGGGCTCGAGGAGCGCTGCCATGCCGCCCTCGATCACCACCACGCCGAGCAGGTTCCCCACCGCGGCGCCGACTGGGGACCCAAGTTGAGAGGCGCCGGCTTCACCGTCGAAGGGGAACGCACCGTCACCGTAGACATCGGCCCGCCCCACACCGACGCGGTGGGGCGCTACGCGCTCAGCAGTCTGCGCCGCATCCGCGGCGGTGTCGTATCCGCCCTGACGCCCCAGGACCTGACCGCTCTCGACCAACTGCTCGACACCGACGGCCCCCACAGCGTCCTGCGCCGCACCGACCTGAATGTGCGCACCGAGCGCATGGTGTGGGCCGCACGCCGCGGGCCGCTTGCCGGCGCATGA
- a CDS encoding helix-turn-helix domain-containing protein, with amino-acid sequence MTQDNGELDSLVRKRIRALRVAQGWSLEELAARGRLSQSTLSRIENGHRRLALDQLVTLARALDTSLDQLVETATDDVVSNPMIDGAHGLMRWPIKAEPGMTVVRQRMTDPPPDNPARMRAHPGREWLVVLSGTAVLLLGNRRLRIETNQAAEFPTMLPHAIGAEGGPCEILGIFDRDARRGHQRGEDTGTADRRSP; translated from the coding sequence ATGACGCAAGACAATGGTGAGCTGGACAGCCTGGTACGCAAACGCATCCGCGCCCTGCGCGTGGCGCAGGGCTGGTCCCTGGAGGAACTGGCGGCCCGTGGCCGCCTGAGCCAGTCCACGCTGAGCCGCATCGAGAACGGCCATCGCCGCCTGGCGCTGGACCAGCTCGTCACGCTCGCCCGCGCCCTGGACACCTCGCTCGACCAACTGGTCGAGACCGCCACGGACGACGTGGTCTCCAACCCGATGATCGACGGCGCCCACGGGCTGATGCGCTGGCCCATCAAGGCCGAGCCCGGCATGACCGTCGTACGCCAGCGCATGACCGACCCGCCGCCCGACAACCCCGCGCGCATGCGCGCCCACCCGGGCCGCGAATGGCTCGTCGTCCTCTCCGGCACCGCGGTCCTGCTCCTGGGCAACCGGCGCTTGCGGATCGAGACCAACCAGGCGGCGGAGTTCCCCACGATGCTCCCGCACGCCATCGGCGCCGAGGGCGGACCCTGCGAGATCCTGGGCATCTTCGACCGCGACGCCCGCCGCGGTCACCAGCGCGGCGAGGACACCGGGACGGCGGACCGCCGGTCGCCGTGA